One stretch of Mycolicibacterium fallax DNA includes these proteins:
- a CDS encoding LysE family translocator yields MELSVLAAFAVVAFTLVVVPGPDWAYVLAAGARDHVVVPAVGGILIGYAAVTAVVVAGVGTLVAAAPAALAVLTLAGAGYVGYLGVRVLRAPAGFEAAAEGSSPTASVFSYLARGAGVSASNPKGLLIFLAILPQFTRASSSWPIAAQMTALAGVFLLACALVYLTVGHAANRVLGSRPGLATVTTRISGVAMILIGLGLIAEQGVHLLAA; encoded by the coding sequence ATGGAGCTCTCAGTGCTCGCCGCCTTCGCGGTCGTCGCGTTCACCCTGGTCGTCGTCCCCGGTCCGGACTGGGCCTACGTGCTCGCCGCCGGTGCGCGCGATCACGTGGTCGTCCCGGCGGTCGGCGGCATCCTGATCGGCTACGCCGCGGTCACCGCGGTCGTCGTCGCCGGGGTCGGGACCCTGGTCGCCGCCGCGCCGGCGGCGCTGGCGGTGCTCACCCTGGCCGGCGCCGGCTACGTCGGCTACCTCGGGGTGCGGGTGCTGCGGGCCCCGGCCGGGTTCGAGGCCGCCGCCGAAGGATCGTCCCCGACCGCGTCGGTGTTCAGCTACCTCGCCCGCGGTGCCGGGGTCAGCGCCTCCAATCCCAAGGGCCTGTTGATCTTCCTGGCGATCCTGCCGCAGTTCACCCGGGCGTCGTCGTCCTGGCCGATCGCCGCGCAGATGACCGCGCTGGCCGGCGTCTTCCTACTCGCCTGCGCGCTGGTCTACCTGACGGTCGGGCACGCCGCGAACCGGGTGCTCGGCTCCCGCCCGGGGCTGGCCACCGTCACCACCCGGATTTCCGGTGTCGCGATGATCCTGATCGGGCTGGGTCTGATCGCCGAACAGGGTGTCCACCTGCTGGCCGCGTGA
- a CDS encoding Ppx/GppA phosphatase family protein has translation MSRVGAIDCGTNSIRLLIADLALEGGRWRSTDVVREMRIVRLGEGVDATGRFAAAALDRTRAALIEYAELLAAHEVSRIRMVATSATRDAANREEFFAMTAEVLGAVVPGAVAEVITGEQEAALSFRGAVAELDSADGPFVVVDLGGGSTELVRGGADVDAATSVNIGCVRLTERCLQSDPPTAGEVSAARAVAAERIAAALAAVPVDGARSWVGVAGTFTTLAALAMRLPEYDAEVIHLSRVGFPELLAVCEELIGMTRAQRAALGPMHAGRVDVIGGGAIVVQELARELGARMGIDTLVVSEHDILDGIAQSIAG, from the coding sequence GTGAGCCGGGTCGGCGCGATCGACTGCGGCACCAACTCGATTCGGCTGCTGATCGCGGACCTCGCGCTCGAGGGCGGGCGCTGGCGCTCGACCGACGTGGTTCGGGAGATGCGCATCGTGCGCCTCGGTGAGGGCGTCGACGCGACCGGCCGGTTCGCCGCCGCCGCGCTGGACCGCACCCGGGCGGCGCTGATCGAGTACGCCGAACTGCTTGCCGCGCATGAAGTTTCGCGGATCCGGATGGTCGCCACCTCGGCCACCCGGGATGCCGCCAACCGCGAGGAGTTCTTCGCGATGACGGCCGAGGTGCTCGGCGCGGTGGTGCCCGGGGCGGTGGCCGAGGTGATCACCGGCGAGCAGGAGGCCGCGCTGTCGTTTCGCGGCGCGGTCGCCGAATTGGACTCCGCCGACGGGCCGTTCGTCGTCGTCGACCTCGGCGGCGGCTCGACGGAGCTGGTGCGCGGGGGTGCCGACGTGGACGCGGCGACGTCGGTGAACATCGGCTGCGTGCGGCTGACCGAACGCTGCCTGCAGTCCGATCCGCCGACCGCCGGCGAGGTTTCGGCCGCCCGCGCGGTGGCCGCCGAGCGCATCGCCGCCGCGCTGGCGGCGGTCCCGGTGGACGGTGCGCGCAGCTGGGTCGGGGTGGCCGGCACCTTCACCACGCTGGCGGCGCTGGCGATGCGGCTGCCGGAGTACGACGCCGAGGTGATTCACCTGTCGCGGGTCGGATTTCCCGAGCTGCTGGCGGTCTGCGAGGAGCTGATCGGGATGACCCGGGCGCAACGCGCGGCGCTGGGCCCGATGCACGCCGGCCGCGTCGACGTCATCGGCGGCGGCGCGATCGTGGTGCAGGAGCTGGCCCGCGAGCTCGGCGCCCGGATGGGCATCGACACCCTGGTCGTCAGCGAGCACGACATCCTCGACGGCATCGCGCAGTCCATCGCGGGGTAG
- the eno gene encoding phosphopyruvate hydratase codes for MPIIEQVGAREILDSRGNPTVEVELALIDGTVARADVPSGASTGEHEAVELRDGGSRYGGKGVEKAVEAVLDEIAPAVIGLSADDQRVIDQTLLDLDGTPDKSRLGANAILGVSLAVAKAAADSAGLPLFRYVGGPNAHILPVPMMNILNGGAHADTGVDVQEFMIAPIGAPSFREALRWGAEVYHSLKAVLKKQGLSTGLGDEGGFAPDVAGTQAALDLILSAIDATGLKPGSDVALALDVAATEFYTDGTGYAFERETRTAEQMTAFYASLIDAYPLVSIEDPLSEDDWDGWISLTTAIGDKVQIVGDDLFVTNPERLEDGIERGAANALLVKVNQIGTLTETLDAVALAHHAGYKTMMSHRSGETEDTIIADLAVAVGSGQIKTGAPARSERVAKYNQLLRIEEMLGDAARYAGDLAFPRFSV; via the coding sequence GTGCCCATCATCGAACAGGTCGGGGCCCGCGAAATCCTGGATTCCCGCGGTAACCCGACCGTCGAGGTCGAACTGGCGCTCATCGACGGCACCGTCGCCCGCGCCGACGTCCCCTCGGGGGCCTCGACCGGCGAGCATGAGGCCGTCGAGCTGCGCGACGGTGGCAGCCGGTACGGCGGCAAGGGCGTGGAGAAGGCCGTCGAGGCCGTGCTCGACGAGATCGCCCCGGCCGTGATCGGGCTGTCCGCCGACGATCAGCGCGTGATCGACCAGACCCTGCTCGATCTGGACGGCACGCCGGACAAGTCCCGGCTGGGTGCCAACGCCATCCTCGGGGTGTCGCTCGCGGTGGCCAAGGCCGCCGCCGACTCCGCCGGGCTGCCGCTGTTCCGCTACGTCGGCGGGCCCAACGCCCACATCCTGCCGGTGCCGATGATGAACATCCTCAACGGCGGCGCGCACGCCGACACCGGGGTCGACGTCCAGGAGTTCATGATCGCCCCGATCGGCGCGCCGAGCTTCCGCGAGGCGCTGCGCTGGGGCGCCGAGGTCTACCACTCGCTCAAGGCGGTGCTCAAGAAGCAGGGCCTGTCCACCGGCCTCGGCGACGAGGGTGGCTTCGCCCCCGACGTGGCCGGCACCCAGGCGGCGCTGGACCTGATCCTGTCGGCGATCGACGCGACCGGGCTCAAGCCGGGCAGCGACGTGGCGCTGGCCCTGGACGTGGCGGCCACCGAGTTCTACACCGACGGCACCGGCTACGCCTTCGAGCGCGAGACCCGCACCGCCGAGCAGATGACCGCGTTCTACGCGTCGCTGATCGACGCCTACCCGCTGGTCTCCATCGAGGACCCGCTGTCCGAGGACGACTGGGACGGCTGGATCTCGCTGACCACCGCCATCGGTGACAAGGTGCAGATCGTCGGCGATGACCTGTTCGTCACCAACCCCGAGCGGCTGGAGGACGGCATCGAGCGGGGCGCGGCCAACGCGCTGCTGGTCAAGGTGAACCAGATCGGCACCCTGACCGAGACGCTGGACGCCGTCGCGCTGGCCCACCACGCCGGTTACAAGACGATGATGAGCCACCGGTCCGGTGAGACCGAGGACACCATCATCGCCGACCTGGCCGTCGCCGTCGGCTCCGGCCAGATCAAGACCGGCGCCCCGGCACGCTCGGAGCGGGTGGCCAAGTACAACCAGCTGCTGCGCATCGAGGAAATGCTCGGCGACGCCGCGCGCTACGCCGGGGACCTGGCGTTCCCGCGGTTCTCGGTCTAA
- a CDS encoding nucleoside triphosphate pyrophosphohydrolase, which produces MTVVLVDPRQPELIPVDAVELLTGAVQYTEELPPKVIWTLPSARPVGTGEPAPVLLSSNRDHPQVRARLTAGERLLAAPDPRRGERLLEAVEVMDRLRTNGPWESQQTHDSLRRYLLEETYELFDAVRSGDADELRGELGDVLLQVLFHARIAEDAPVRPFDIDDVADALIRKLANRVPAVLAGEQISLEDQLAQWEERKALEKSARSPGPGEDMVSVMDDLPTATPALLLAQKALARAQQAGLPEDLIPADLRTVSVSADFDAENHLRTVVLAFIDEVRGAERRIGAARGEIDGSAIGSAGEQEWRAAWPAAGQPSSSVEPQ; this is translated from the coding sequence ATGACGGTGGTCCTGGTGGATCCGCGCCAACCCGAGCTGATTCCGGTCGACGCGGTCGAATTGCTCACCGGCGCGGTGCAATACACCGAGGAGCTGCCGCCAAAGGTGATCTGGACGCTGCCGTCGGCCCGGCCGGTCGGCACCGGCGAGCCGGCGCCGGTGCTGCTGAGCTCGAATCGGGACCACCCGCAGGTGCGCGCCCGGCTGACCGCCGGGGAACGGCTGCTGGCCGCCCCGGACCCGCGGCGCGGCGAGCGGCTGCTGGAGGCCGTCGAGGTGATGGACCGGCTGCGTACCAACGGACCCTGGGAATCCCAGCAGACCCACGACTCGCTGCGCCGCTACCTGCTGGAGGAGACCTACGAGCTGTTCGACGCGGTCCGCAGCGGCGACGCCGACGAGCTGCGCGGCGAACTCGGGGATGTCTTGCTGCAGGTGCTTTTTCACGCCCGGATCGCCGAGGACGCGCCGGTGCGCCCCTTCGACATCGACGACGTCGCCGACGCGCTGATCCGCAAACTGGCCAACCGGGTGCCCGCGGTGCTGGCCGGCGAACAGATTTCACTGGAGGACCAGCTGGCCCAGTGGGAAGAACGCAAGGCCCTGGAGAAGTCGGCCCGAAGCCCGGGTCCCGGTGAGGACATGGTGTCGGTGATGGACGACCTGCCGACCGCCACCCCGGCGCTGCTGCTGGCGCAGAAGGCGCTGGCCCGGGCGCAGCAGGCCGGGCTGCCCGAGGACCTGATCCCCGCCGACCTGCGCACGGTGTCGGTGTCGGCCGACTTCGACGCCGAAAACCATTTGCGCACAGTGGTCCTGGCGTTCATCGACGAGGTTCGCGGCGCCGAACGCCGGATCGGGGCGGCCCGCGGTGAGATCGACGGTTCGGCGATCGGGTCGGCCGGCGAGCAGGAGTGGCGGGCGGCGTGGCCGGCCGCCGGTCAGCCCTCCAGCAGCGTCGAACCCCAGTAG
- a CDS encoding antitoxin MazE family protein produces the protein MASPDTNKRVADHRARLRGQGLRPLQIWVPDTRSAEFAAEAHRQSALAAIADRESGDQDWVDDVSEFNDPDFDR, from the coding sequence ATGGCCAGCCCAGACACCAACAAGCGCGTCGCCGACCACCGCGCCCGGCTTCGCGGCCAGGGATTGCGCCCGCTGCAGATCTGGGTGCCCGACACCCGCTCGGCCGAGTTCGCCGCCGAGGCCCACCGCCAGTCCGCACTCGCCGCGATCGCCGACCGCGAATCCGGCGATCAGGACTGGGTGGACGACGTGTCCGAGTTCAACGACCCCGACTTCGACCGGTGA
- the efeB gene encoding iron uptake transporter deferrochelatase/peroxidase subunit, with protein sequence MSSPDSGPASEPDGGGLFSRRRLLGAAGVSAAVVGAAGAGALAGRASAADPQAAMNAAVPFRGVRQAGIVTPAQDRMHFATFDLTTDRRDDVIKMLREWTHMAERMTAGAQAARDGAVGLNPYSPPTDTGEALGLPASALTLTIGFGPSFFGRDGKDPLGIAGRRPELLADLPKFPNETMDPSQCGGDICIQACANDPQVAVHAVRNLARVGFGTAAVRWSQLGFGRTSSTSHAQQTPRNLFGFKDGTANIMAEDTGTLDEQVWVRDGDGPDWLTGGSYLITRRIRMRIEPWDRTTLIEQERVIGRAKGSGAPLGRADEFDALPLDLTGDDGEPVIDPLAHVRLASPEDNDGVQILRRGYNFTDGTDGFGHLDAGLFFIAFVRNPATQFIPMQTKLAKRDLLTEYIVHTGTGIFATPPGIPDGDPDAYWGSTLLEG encoded by the coding sequence GTGTCATCGCCGGATAGCGGCCCGGCTTCCGAGCCCGACGGCGGGGGCCTGTTCTCCCGGCGCCGACTGCTCGGCGCCGCGGGCGTCTCGGCGGCGGTCGTCGGTGCGGCCGGCGCGGGCGCGCTGGCCGGGCGCGCCAGTGCGGCCGATCCGCAGGCCGCGATGAACGCCGCGGTGCCGTTCCGCGGCGTCCGGCAGGCCGGCATCGTCACCCCGGCCCAGGACCGCATGCACTTCGCCACCTTCGACCTGACCACCGACCGGCGCGACGACGTGATCAAAATGCTGCGCGAGTGGACGCACATGGCCGAGCGGATGACCGCCGGTGCGCAGGCCGCCCGGGACGGCGCCGTCGGCCTCAACCCGTACTCACCGCCGACCGACACCGGTGAGGCACTGGGCCTGCCGGCGTCCGCACTGACCCTGACCATCGGCTTCGGCCCGTCGTTCTTCGGCCGCGACGGCAAGGATCCGCTCGGCATCGCCGGCCGGCGCCCGGAGCTGCTGGCCGACCTGCCCAAGTTCCCCAACGAGACGATGGACCCGAGCCAGTGCGGCGGCGACATCTGCATCCAGGCCTGCGCCAACGACCCGCAGGTCGCCGTGCACGCGGTGCGCAACCTGGCCCGGGTCGGGTTCGGCACCGCCGCGGTGCGCTGGTCCCAGCTCGGCTTCGGCCGCACCTCGTCAACCTCGCACGCACAGCAGACGCCGCGGAACCTGTTCGGGTTCAAGGACGGAACCGCCAACATCATGGCCGAGGACACCGGCACGCTCGACGAGCAGGTGTGGGTTCGCGACGGCGACGGCCCGGATTGGCTGACCGGCGGCAGTTACCTGATCACCCGGCGGATCCGGATGCGGATCGAACCGTGGGATCGCACCACCCTGATCGAGCAGGAGCGGGTGATCGGCCGGGCCAAGGGCAGCGGCGCGCCGCTGGGCCGCGCCGACGAGTTCGACGCGCTGCCATTGGATCTCACCGGCGATGACGGCGAGCCGGTGATCGACCCGCTGGCCCATGTCCGGCTGGCCTCCCCCGAGGACAACGACGGCGTGCAGATCCTGCGCCGCGGCTACAACTTCACCGACGGCACCGACGGTTTCGGCCATCTGGACGCCGGGCTGTTCTTCATCGCGTTCGTGCGAAACCCGGCGACCCAGTTCATCCCAATGCAGACCAAACTCGCCAAACGCGACCTGCTGACCGAGTACATCGTGCACACCGGGACCGGGATCTTCGCCACCCCGCCGGGCATCCCGGACGGTGACCCGGACGCCTACTGGGGTTCGACGCTGCTGGAGGGCTGA
- a CDS encoding lytic transglycosylase domain-containing protein: MRRRWLRAVAVVTATALLLASSCSWRLGSPIPEGVPPPPGDAVPAVNINVKKGRPAAQLHDWAAERAPKLNIPVTALEAYGYAARVAEVVNPNCRLSWTTLAGIGMVESHHGTYRGSTIAPNGDVDPPIRGVVLDGTNGNLRIPDTDKGALDGDATMDRAMGPMQFIPETWRLYGVDANNDGVADPDNIDDAALSAAGYLCFRGKDLATARGWMEALRAYNFSDQYARTVRDWATAYAAGRSL, translated from the coding sequence GTGAGAAGGCGTTGGCTCCGGGCTGTCGCCGTTGTCACGGCGACAGCCCTGTTGTTGGCCTCGAGCTGTTCGTGGCGACTCGGTAGCCCGATCCCCGAGGGCGTGCCGCCGCCACCCGGTGATGCGGTGCCCGCGGTGAACATCAATGTGAAGAAGGGCCGGCCGGCGGCGCAACTGCACGATTGGGCGGCCGAGCGGGCCCCGAAGCTGAACATCCCGGTCACCGCGCTGGAGGCTTACGGCTACGCCGCCCGGGTGGCCGAGGTGGTCAACCCGAACTGCCGGCTGTCCTGGACCACACTGGCCGGCATCGGCATGGTGGAAAGCCACCACGGCACCTACCGGGGTTCGACGATCGCACCCAACGGCGACGTCGATCCGCCGATCCGCGGTGTGGTGCTTGACGGCACCAACGGCAACCTGCGCATTCCCGACACCGACAAGGGCGCGCTCGACGGCGACGCCACCATGGACCGGGCGATGGGCCCGATGCAGTTCATCCCGGAAACCTGGCGGCTATACGGCGTCGACGCCAACAACGACGGGGTGGCCGACCCGGACAACATCGACGACGCGGCGCTCTCGGCCGCCGGTTACCTGTGTTTCCGCGGCAAGGACCTGGCCACCGCGCGCGGCTGGATGGAGGCGCTGCGCGCCTATAACTTCTCCGACCAGTACGCCCGCACGGTCCGGGACTGGGCTACTGCGTATGCGGCCGGCCGTTCGCTCTAG
- a CDS encoding Lrp/AsnC family transcriptional regulator — protein sequence MDAIDRKILAELQVQGRISTTDLAARVGLTVAPTHRRIRDLEAAGAIVGYRAVIDPKALGLNFEALVFVTMKQEDRATLLGFEEAAAAVPNILQAYRLFGDPDFLLRVRTADLESYTRLQDDVLALLPGVQRFTSTLVMKDVVGDRPYPTG from the coding sequence ATGGACGCCATTGATCGCAAGATTCTTGCGGAGCTGCAGGTGCAGGGCCGGATCAGCACCACCGACCTGGCCGCCCGGGTCGGCCTGACCGTGGCCCCCACCCACCGCCGGATTCGCGACCTGGAGGCCGCTGGGGCGATCGTCGGCTACCGGGCGGTGATCGATCCGAAGGCCCTCGGGCTGAACTTCGAGGCGCTGGTGTTCGTGACGATGAAGCAGGAGGATCGGGCCACCCTGCTGGGCTTCGAGGAGGCCGCCGCCGCGGTGCCCAACATCCTGCAGGCCTACCGGTTGTTCGGCGATCCCGACTTTCTGCTGCGGGTGCGCACCGCCGACCTGGAGTCCTACACCCGGTTGCAGGACGACGTGCTCGCACTGCTGCCCGGGGTGCAGCGGTTCACCTCCACGCTGGTGATGAAGGACGTCGTCGGGGATCGGCCGTACCCGACGGGCTGA
- a CDS encoding DUF501 domain-containing protein, with the protein MVDPGDLAAVATQLGREPRGVLAIAYRCPNGEPAVVKTAPKLPDGTPFPTLYYLTHPALTAAASRLETTGMMREMTARLGNDAELAAAYRRAHESFLAERDAIEPLGTTFSGGGMPDRVKCLHVVIAHSLAKGPGVNPFGDEALAVLASESGMAGILDRDVWLPAGEPR; encoded by the coding sequence GTGGTTGATCCCGGCGACCTGGCCGCGGTGGCCACCCAACTCGGCCGCGAGCCGCGCGGGGTGCTCGCCATCGCCTACCGCTGCCCGAACGGGGAGCCGGCGGTGGTCAAGACGGCGCCGAAGCTGCCCGATGGCACCCCCTTCCCGACGCTGTACTACCTGACCCATCCGGCGCTGACCGCCGCCGCCAGCCGGTTGGAGACCACCGGCATGATGCGCGAGATGACCGCGCGGCTGGGCAACGATGCCGAGCTGGCCGCCGCCTACCGGCGGGCACACGAATCGTTTCTGGCCGAGCGCGACGCGATCGAACCGCTGGGCACCACCTTCTCCGGCGGCGGGATGCCGGATCGGGTCAAGTGCCTGCACGTGGTGATCGCGCATTCGCTGGCCAAGGGCCCCGGAGTCAATCCGTTCGGTGACGAGGCGCTGGCGGTGCTGGCCAGCGAGTCGGGGATGGCCGGGATCCTGGACCGCGACGTCTGGCTGCCGGCGGGGGAGCCGCGGTGA
- the efeU gene encoding iron uptake transporter permease EfeU produces the protein MTTGAAASTLTLLAAPSTSSQLFGSFLIGLREGLEAAIVVSILVAFLVKSGRRDALKWVWLGVGSAVLMTVVVFLGIQLGENTIQDLAAEAFAGVASLLAVVIVTSMVLWMKKASAGLSGELRDGMTRALDTGGVAVLALSFLAVGREGLETALFMVGYANASTAWPLTGLILGVLVAAAIAYAMYRGAVRFDLGKFFRYTGIFLIVVAAGILSYGIGALQTVGWLPVLTGKAFDVSALFTWSSDHLFGRFMQGVTGAVEGIFNISPNPTVLQLLCWAGYLIVVLMVFLRPARTTVETPTQRSAERSTT, from the coding sequence GTGACGACGGGCGCCGCCGCATCAACGCTCACCCTGCTGGCCGCTCCGTCGACGTCCTCCCAGCTGTTCGGCAGTTTCCTGATCGGACTCCGCGAGGGCCTGGAGGCCGCCATCGTGGTCTCCATCCTGGTTGCCTTCCTGGTCAAGTCCGGCCGCCGCGACGCGCTGAAGTGGGTCTGGCTGGGCGTCGGGTCGGCGGTACTGATGACCGTGGTCGTGTTCCTGGGTATCCAGCTCGGCGAGAACACCATCCAGGACCTGGCGGCCGAGGCGTTCGCCGGTGTCGCCTCGCTGCTGGCGGTGGTCATCGTCACCTCGATGGTGCTGTGGATGAAGAAAGCCTCCGCCGGCCTGTCCGGCGAGCTGCGCGACGGCATGACCCGCGCCCTGGACACCGGCGGCGTGGCGGTGCTGGCGCTGTCCTTCCTGGCCGTCGGCCGCGAGGGCCTGGAGACCGCGCTGTTCATGGTCGGCTACGCCAACGCGTCCACGGCGTGGCCGCTGACCGGGCTGATCCTCGGCGTACTGGTCGCCGCCGCCATCGCCTACGCCATGTACCGCGGCGCCGTCCGGTTCGATCTGGGCAAATTCTTCCGGTACACCGGCATCTTCCTGATCGTGGTGGCCGCCGGCATCCTGTCCTACGGCATCGGTGCGTTGCAGACCGTCGGGTGGCTGCCGGTGCTGACCGGCAAGGCGTTCGACGTCTCGGCGCTGTTCACCTGGTCCTCCGATCACCTGTTCGGCCGGTTCATGCAGGGCGTCACCGGCGCCGTCGAGGGCATCTTCAACATCAGCCCGAACCCGACCGTGCTGCAACTGCTGTGCTGGGCCGGCTACCTGATCGTCGTGCTGATGGTGTTCCTGCGCCCGGCCCGCACCACCGTCGAAACCCCAACCCAACGTTCCGCCGAAAGGTCGACCACGTGA
- a CDS encoding FtsB family cell division protein encodes MSDGKRPDPRRRAPGSRPAAAGRTGPAARGRKSASSSPSAPGAKGTPKSGPKPVADPDAETTDGEAEAPTRAMPEIIEPIRQAIVDSANRQAEQRLGFTARRAAILAAVVCVLTLTIAGPVRTFFAQRTEMRQLAATEEALRAQIADLEIQKVKLADPAFIASEARERLGFVMPGDIPYQVQLPEGAVPPGEPGAPGKATAPSSDPWYTALWKTIADEPHGPHQPPAGTVGPEQLPPGEVPPGELPPIDAPPPAGPGG; translated from the coding sequence GTGTCCGACGGTAAACGACCCGATCCGAGGCGGCGCGCCCCGGGATCTCGTCCCGCGGCCGCCGGTCGGACCGGGCCGGCCGCCCGGGGCCGCAAGTCGGCGAGCAGTTCGCCGTCGGCCCCGGGTGCCAAGGGCACGCCGAAGTCCGGGCCCAAACCCGTCGCGGATCCCGACGCCGAGACCACCGACGGCGAGGCCGAGGCCCCGACCCGGGCGATGCCCGAGATCATCGAGCCGATCCGGCAGGCCATCGTCGATTCCGCCAACCGGCAGGCCGAGCAGCGGCTGGGCTTCACCGCCCGGCGGGCGGCGATCCTGGCCGCGGTGGTCTGCGTGCTGACCCTGACCATCGCCGGACCGGTCCGGACCTTCTTCGCCCAGCGCACCGAGATGCGCCAGCTCGCCGCCACCGAGGAGGCGCTGCGCGCCCAGATCGCCGACCTGGAGATCCAGAAGGTCAAGCTGGCCGACCCGGCGTTCATCGCCTCGGAGGCCCGCGAACGCCTGGGCTTCGTGATGCCCGGCGACATTCCCTACCAGGTGCAGCTGCCCGAGGGGGCGGTGCCGCCCGGCGAGCCGGGCGCACCCGGCAAGGCCACCGCGCCGAGCAGCGACCCGTGGTACACCGCGCTGTGGAAGACCATCGCCGACGAGCCGCACGGCCCGCACCAGCCGCCCGCCGGGACCGTAGGTCCCGAACAACTTCCGCCCGGAGAGGTGCCGCCCGGTGAACTGCCCCCCATCGACGCCCCGCCCCCGGCAGGTCCCGGTGGTTGA
- the efeO gene encoding iron uptake system protein EfeO, with protein MAVAALGASVLAGCTAKDAGKDGAAGEPITVSATDTECALSATSGSTGANTFLITNNGTKVTEFYVYDRGDRVMGEVENVSPGLQRKLIVQLPESGTYQTACKPGMVGDGIRGDFTVTGEAVQLDTEGKFKEAADSYKRYIVSQTEALVTATTEFVTAIKAGDVAKAKAQYPLARTYYERIEPVAESFPNDLDPRVDQREADLSEGETWGGFHRLEKDLWVTGLQPSSNAVADQLLADIKELHAGVSAPDFRVDSTKIAGGAQSLLDEISNSKLSGEEDIFSHTDLFDFNANIEGSQTAVASVRPILDERNPDLGKRVDQRFADVEALLQKYREGDGFISYDKVTEAQRQELSRAIDALSKEVSQVQGVIAG; from the coding sequence CTGGCCGTCGCTGCGCTGGGCGCCAGCGTGCTGGCCGGCTGCACCGCCAAGGACGCCGGCAAGGACGGCGCGGCAGGCGAGCCGATCACCGTGTCGGCCACCGACACCGAGTGCGCACTGTCGGCGACCTCGGGCAGCACCGGCGCGAACACCTTCCTGATCACCAACAATGGCACCAAGGTCACCGAGTTCTACGTCTACGACCGGGGCGATCGGGTGATGGGCGAGGTGGAGAACGTCTCCCCCGGTCTGCAGCGCAAGCTGATCGTGCAGCTGCCGGAGTCGGGCACCTACCAGACCGCGTGCAAACCGGGCATGGTCGGCGACGGCATCCGCGGCGACTTCACCGTCACCGGTGAGGCGGTGCAGCTCGACACCGAGGGCAAGTTCAAAGAGGCCGCCGACAGCTACAAGCGCTACATCGTCAGCCAAACCGAGGCGCTGGTCACCGCCACCACCGAATTCGTCACCGCCATCAAGGCCGGCGACGTCGCCAAGGCCAAGGCGCAGTACCCGCTGGCCCGCACCTACTACGAGCGCATCGAGCCGGTCGCCGAATCGTTCCCCAACGACCTGGATCCGCGGGTCGACCAGCGCGAGGCCGACCTGAGCGAGGGCGAAACCTGGGGCGGGTTCCACCGGCTGGAGAAGGACCTGTGGGTCACCGGGCTGCAGCCCAGCAGCAACGCCGTTGCCGACCAGCTGCTCGCCGACATCAAGGAACTGCACGCCGGGGTCAGCGCCCCGGACTTCCGGGTCGATTCCACCAAGATCGCCGGCGGCGCGCAGAGCCTGCTCGATGAGATCTCCAATTCCAAGCTCAGCGGCGAAGAGGACATCTTCAGCCACACCGACCTGTTTGACTTCAACGCCAACATCGAGGGCAGCCAGACCGCGGTCGCCTCGGTGCGGCCGATCCTCGACGAACGCAACCCGGATCTGGGCAAGCGGGTCGACCAGCGGTTCGCCGACGTGGAAGCGCTGCTGCAGAAATACCGCGAGGGCGACGGCTTCATCTCCTACGACAAGGTCACCGAGGCGCAGCGCCAGGAACTGTCCCGGGCGATCGACGCGCTGAGCAAGGAGGTCAGTCAGGTGCAGGGTGTCATCGCCGGATAG
- a CDS encoding type II toxin-antitoxin system PemK/MazF family toxin, with amino-acid sequence MIRGEIWTASARQGYAGKPRPVVIVQDDRFDATDSITFCPFTSVAAAIPLLRIPVSPNAANGLSAPSSVMVDKITTAHKSKLDRRIGAVSPSEMREIERALLVFLGLTG; translated from the coding sequence GTGATCCGCGGCGAGATCTGGACCGCGTCCGCCCGGCAGGGCTATGCGGGCAAACCACGACCGGTCGTCATCGTCCAGGACGACCGATTCGACGCCACCGACTCAATCACCTTCTGCCCCTTCACCTCTGTCGCCGCTGCGATCCCCCTGCTGCGCATCCCGGTGTCACCGAACGCCGCCAACGGACTCAGCGCGCCCAGCAGCGTCATGGTGGACAAAATCACCACGGCCCACAAGTCCAAGCTCGACCGTCGTATCGGCGCGGTGTCCCCCAGTGAGATGCGGGAGATCGAGCGCGCGCTGCTGGTATTCCTCGGGCTCACCGGCTGA